The following is a genomic window from Desulfonatronum thiosulfatophilum.
TCGCCTGCTTCGACAACGCTGATGGGACGGTATATTGCGAAGGCGGATTCTCCGACGGCTCCTCCGCGGCCGGAATTCCGATCATCGTCAAGGACGGTTCCGGAAACGTGATCCAAACCCTTGAACTGTCCCGGAACAGCGATGTGGAGTTCGACAAGCCCGAAGGCGAGTATTCCGTGCTCTTCGATGGGGGTGAGGGGCATGACATCCTGATTCCCGGTTCGCAGATTTTTGAATAGCGAGGTCTCCGTGCTTCGCCGGTTGCGGGGCACGGGTTATTGTTTGTCTTGATATGGAGTTTCATTTTCGATTTCAACAAATCATTTCTTTGGAGGATGACATGAAACGCAGATTGCTGCTTGCCGGATTGTTGACCCTGTTCCTAAGCGCTCCGGCCCTGGCCCATTTCCAAATGCTGTACACCCCGGAAAGCGCCTTGAATCAAGGCGGCGAGATGAACTTGAAGCTGGTCTTCACCCATCCCTTCGATGCCGACCACATCATGGACATGGAACCTGTTCAGGAGTTTTACGTGGTGCATCAGCGCGGCGAGGAGGGCGAGGCCCAGACCACCGACCTAAAGGAATACCTGAAGGAAATCACGTTTCGCGGCTTGGGTGATGCTGCCGGAAAAGCATTTGAAGCCAATCTTCCGGCCCGTGTTGTCCGTTCCATGGGCGACTATGTCTTCGTAGTGGTTCCGGCTCCATACTACGAAAAAGCCGACGAAGGCTACATTCAGCAGTTCACCAAGATGATCGTCAATGTCGG
Proteins encoded in this region:
- a CDS encoding DUF4198 domain-containing protein is translated as MKRRLLLAGLLTLFLSAPALAHFQMLYTPESALNQGGEMNLKLVFTHPFDADHIMDMEPVQEFYVVHQRGEEGEAQTTDLKEYLKEITFRGLGDAAGKAFEANLPARVVRSMGDYVFVVVPAPYYEKADEGYIQQFTKMIVNVGGMPGNWHEPLGLPAEIVPLNKPYANWTGGVFTGVVMSNGDPVPNVEVDIEYLNVEVDMAANAFVGEPRIEAPHPAFETMTVLANDKGEFTIGLPKAGWWGIAVPDVVELDHNGQELVQEAVLWIQVTDLP